One region of Parambassis ranga chromosome 21, fParRan2.1, whole genome shotgun sequence genomic DNA includes:
- the sp3a gene encoding transcription factor Sp3a produces MTAPEQPMKPDDMAALEVDSSQSDFMQQEEGRGNQTSQLTGTDKWEVLAPTTAKDDSGIIQIQSQGILTSNGQYVLPLQNLQSQPIFVTSGTDDSSANSVPNIQYQVIPQIQTADGQLSFSTSGVEGPTLTQDATGQIQILPDGSQSLSVTTANILNNNQNLMSQTGNVQQIQGVSIGSSTFNNQGQVVTNVPVGLPGNITFVPINSVDLDSLGLTGAQTIATGVTADGQLIMASQPVDGSENLGKTDDHMSQTLNDNANPEIFVPTSSSQLHVAANESGLLTQDTSLTSVATEQADSCSGLQEGFIHQNQEQTVQVSSAQPIIHLQQVPVQTTNGQVVQSVATGGQSLQNVQLINPGTFIIQAQTVTPSGQIQWQTFQVQGVQNLQNLQLPTTPPQQITLTPVQTLSLGGISTGQIPNLQTVTVNSLAQQEGDTDATGDIQIKEEPDSGDWQLSTDSTLNTSDLSHLQVRLVDEEDQLGQEGKRLRRVACTCPNCKESGGRGSSMGKKKQHICHIAGCGKVYGKTSHLRAHLRWHSGERPFVCSWMFCGKRFTRSDELQRHRRTHTGEKKFVCPECSKRFMRSDHLAKHIKTHQNKKGVNSGSAVVASMESAGSTDSIITTAGGTTLILTNIQQGSSNAQDILANAEIPLQLVTTVAASEVME; encoded by the exons ACATCGCAGCTTACTGGGACTGACAAATGGGAGGTGTTAGCCCCCACAACAGCCAAGGACGATTCTGGGATAATACAGATCCAAAGTCAAGGAATATTAACATCCAATGGACAGTATGTTCTTCCTCTGCAGAACTTACAGAGCCAGCCAATCTTTGTGACATCGGGAACGGATGACTCCTCTGCCAATTCAGTGCCTAACATTCAGTACCAAGTAATTCCTCAGATTCAGACAGCAGATGGACAACTGAGCTTCTCCACGTCTGGTGTGGAAGGACCAACTCTGACTCAGGATGCCACAGGGCAGATTCAGATCTTGCCTGATGGTAGCCAGAGTCTCAGTGTGACAACTGCAAACATCCTCAACAACAACCAGAACCTCATGTCACAGACTGGTAATGTCCAGCAGATCCAGGGGGTTTCTATTGGCAGCTCCACCTTCAACAACCAGGGCCAGGTTGTTACTAATGTGCCTGTGGGTTTGCCGGGAAACATTACCTTTGTTCCTATTAACAGCGTGGACTTGGACTCCCTTGGCCTGACTGGTGCTCAGACTATAGCAACAGGGGTCACTGCTGATGGCCAGCTGATTATGGCGAGTCAGCCTGTGGATGGCTCAGAGAATCTGGGTAAAACAGATGATCACATGTCACAGACACTGAATGACAATGCCAATCCAGAGATATTTGTGCCAACGTCTTCCTCTCAGCTACATGTTGCAGCAAACGAGTCAGGTCTGCTGACACAAGACACTTCATTAACATCAGTGGCTACAGAGCAAGCTGACTCATGTTCTGGCCTTCAGGAAGGCTTCATCCATCAGAATCAGGAGCAGACGGTCCAGGTGTCCTCAGCTCAGCCTATCATTCACCTGCAGCAGGTTCCTGTTCAGACCACCAATGGTCAGGTGGTGCAGTCAGTGGCGACAGGCGGGCAAAGTCTGCAAAATGTGCAGCTGATCAATCCGGGAACCTTCATCATCCAGGCTCAGACAGTGACGCCATCTGGTCAGATACAATGGCAAACCTTTCAGGTGCAAGGAGTGCAGAACCTTCAGAATCTGCAGCTGCCCACCACACCGCCACAGCAGATCACTCTGACACCAGTCCAGACTCTGTCACTGGGAGGCATCAGCACTGGGCAGATCCCCAACCTGCAGACAGTGACAGTCAACTCACTGGCCCAACAGGAGGGAGACACCGATGCAACAGGAG ACATTCAGATTAAGGAAGAGCCAGACTCTGGAGACTGGCAGTTAAGCACCGATTCAACCCTGAACACCAGCGATCTGTCCCACCTCCAGGTCCGGCTGGTGGATGAGGAGGATCAGCTGGGCCAGGAGGGCAAGAGGCTGCGCAGGGTGGCATGTACTTGCCCAAACTGCAAAGAGTCAGGTGGGAG AGGATCCAGCATggggaagaagaagcagcacatCTGCCACATTGCAGGCTGTGGGAAAGTATATGGAAAGACTTCGCACCTGCGAGCACACCTGCGCTGGCATTCAGGAGAGCGaccttttgtttgcagctggaTGTTCTGTGGGAAGAGGTTCACACGCAGCgatgagctgcagagacacaggagaacacacacag GAGAGAAGAAGTTTGTCTGCCCGGAATGTTCCAAGCGCTTCATGCGGAGCGACCACCTGGCGAAGCACATTAAAACTCATCAGAACAAAAAAGGCGTGAACTCTGGCAGCGCTGTGGTGGCCTCGATGGAATCGGCAGGGTCCACAGACAGTATCATCACCACCGCAGGCGGGACAACCCTCATCCTCACCAACATCCAGCAGGGCTCCAGCAACGCCCAGGACATCCTGGCCAACGCAGAGATCCCTCTGCAGCTCGTCACCACGGTAGCGGCCAGCGAAGTCATGGAGTGA